One part of the Melospiza melodia melodia isolate bMelMel2 chromosome 3, bMelMel2.pri, whole genome shotgun sequence genome encodes these proteins:
- the SELENOI gene encoding ethanolaminephosphotransferase 1 isoform X2 — protein sequence MEYVSPEQLAGFSKYKYSAVDSNPLSLYVMHPFWNAIVKIFPTWLAPNLITFSGFLLLVFNFFLMAYFDPDFYASAPDHQHVPNGVWIVVGLLNFMAYTLDGVDGKQARRTNSSTPLGELFDHGLDSWACVYFVVTVYSTFGRGSTGVSVFVLYLLLWVVLFSFILSHWEKYNTGILFLPWGYDVSQVTISIVYIVTAFVGVEAWYAPFLFNFLYRDLFTAMIIACALTVTLPMSLYNFYKAYKNNTLKHHSVYEILLPLVSPVLLFLLCTTWIFLSPTDILEVQPRLFYFMVGTAFANISCQLIVCQMSSTRCQPLNWMLLPIAAVLLLVVSGLAPGSETLLLYLLTAFLTLAHIHYGVVVVSQLSRHFNIRPFSLRKPTPDULGAEEEKIGLRAAEGL from the exons ATGGAGTACGTGAGCCCCGAGCAGCTGGCCGGCTTCAGCAAGTACAAG TACAGCGCCGTGGACAGCAACCCCCTGTCCCTGTATGTCATGCATCCCTTCTGGAACGCCATCGTGAAG ATCTTCCCTACCTGGCTGGCCCCAAATTTGATAACGTTTTCTGGCTTCCTGCTGCTTGTCTTCAACTTCTTCCTCATGGCATACTTCGACCCTGACTTTTATGCTTCTG ctcctgatCACCAGCATGTTCCAAATGGTGTGTGGATCGTGGTGGGGCTCCTCAACTTCATGGCCTACACGTTAG ATGGTGTTGATGGGAAGCAGGCACGCCGGACCAACTCCAGCACCCCCCTGGGAGAGCTCTTTGACCACGGCCTGGACAGCTGGGCCTGCGTGTACTTTGTGGTCACCGTGTACTCCACCTTCGGCCGGGGCTCCACCGGCGTCAGCGTCTTCGTGCTCTACCTCCTGCTGTGGGTGGTCTTGTTTTCCTTCATCCTCTCCCACTGGGAGAAGTATAACACAGGGATtctcttcctgccctggggataTGACGTCAGCCAGGTG ACCATTTCAATTGTCTACATAGTGACAGCCTTTGTGGGAGTTGAGGCCTGGTATGCACCTTTCCTGTTTAATTTCTTATATAGAGACCTATTCACTGCAATGATTATTG CCTGTGCCCTCACTGTGACCCTGCCCATGAGCCTGTACAACTTCTACAA GGCCTATAAAAATAACACCTTGAAGCACCACTCAGTGTATGAAATCCTGCTGCCCCTGGTGTCCCCGGTGTTGCTGTTCCTGCTCTGCACCACCTGGATCTTCCTGTCCCCCACTGACATCCTGGAGGTTCAGCCCAGGCTCTTCTATTTCATGGTTGGAACAGCCTTTGCCAACATCTCT tgCCAGCTGATCGTGTGCCAGATGAGCAGCACACGGTGCCAGCCCCTCAACTGGATGCTGCTGCCCATCGCGGCCGTGCTGCTCCTGGTGGTGTCTGGGCTGGCTCCAGGCAGTGAAACGCTCCTGCTGTACCTGCTGACAGCCTTCCTCACCCTGGCACACATCCACTACGGAGTGGTCGTG GTGAGCCAGCTGAGCAGGCACTTCAACATCCGGCCCTTCTCCCTACGCAAGCCCACTCCGGACTGACTGGGAGCAGAGGAGGAGAAAATCGGCCTGCGGGCTGCAGAAGGACTGTAA
- the SELENOI gene encoding ethanolaminephosphotransferase 1 isoform X1: MEYVSPEQLAGFSKYKYSAVDSNPLSLYVMHPFWNAIVKIFPTWLAPNLITFSGFLLLVFNFFLMAYFDPDFYASAPDHQHVPNGVWIVVGLLNFMAYTLDGVDGKQARRTNSSTPLGELFDHGLDSWACVYFVVTVYSTFGRGSTGVSVFVLYLLLWVVLFSFILSHWEKYNTGILFLPWGYDVSQVTISIVYIVTAFVGVEAWYAPFLFNFLYRDLFTAMIIACALTVTLPMSLYNFYKAYKNNTLKHHSVYEILLPLVSPVLLFLLCTTWIFLSPTDILEVQPRLFYFMVGTAFANISCQLIVCQMSSTRCQPLNWMLLPIAAVLLLVVSGLAPGSETLLLYLLTAFLTLAHIHYGVVVVSQLSRHFNIRPFSLRKPTPD; encoded by the exons ATGGAGTACGTGAGCCCCGAGCAGCTGGCCGGCTTCAGCAAGTACAAG TACAGCGCCGTGGACAGCAACCCCCTGTCCCTGTATGTCATGCATCCCTTCTGGAACGCCATCGTGAAG ATCTTCCCTACCTGGCTGGCCCCAAATTTGATAACGTTTTCTGGCTTCCTGCTGCTTGTCTTCAACTTCTTCCTCATGGCATACTTCGACCCTGACTTTTATGCTTCTG ctcctgatCACCAGCATGTTCCAAATGGTGTGTGGATCGTGGTGGGGCTCCTCAACTTCATGGCCTACACGTTAG ATGGTGTTGATGGGAAGCAGGCACGCCGGACCAACTCCAGCACCCCCCTGGGAGAGCTCTTTGACCACGGCCTGGACAGCTGGGCCTGCGTGTACTTTGTGGTCACCGTGTACTCCACCTTCGGCCGGGGCTCCACCGGCGTCAGCGTCTTCGTGCTCTACCTCCTGCTGTGGGTGGTCTTGTTTTCCTTCATCCTCTCCCACTGGGAGAAGTATAACACAGGGATtctcttcctgccctggggataTGACGTCAGCCAGGTG ACCATTTCAATTGTCTACATAGTGACAGCCTTTGTGGGAGTTGAGGCCTGGTATGCACCTTTCCTGTTTAATTTCTTATATAGAGACCTATTCACTGCAATGATTATTG CCTGTGCCCTCACTGTGACCCTGCCCATGAGCCTGTACAACTTCTACAA GGCCTATAAAAATAACACCTTGAAGCACCACTCAGTGTATGAAATCCTGCTGCCCCTGGTGTCCCCGGTGTTGCTGTTCCTGCTCTGCACCACCTGGATCTTCCTGTCCCCCACTGACATCCTGGAGGTTCAGCCCAGGCTCTTCTATTTCATGGTTGGAACAGCCTTTGCCAACATCTCT tgCCAGCTGATCGTGTGCCAGATGAGCAGCACACGGTGCCAGCCCCTCAACTGGATGCTGCTGCCCATCGCGGCCGTGCTGCTCCTGGTGGTGTCTGGGCTGGCTCCAGGCAGTGAAACGCTCCTGCTGTACCTGCTGACAGCCTTCCTCACCCTGGCACACATCCACTACGGAGTGGTCGTG GTGAGCCAGCTGAGCAGGCACTTCAACATCCGGCCCTTCTCCCTACGCAAGCCCACTCCGGACTGA